Genomic DNA from Gimesia aquarii:
TGAAAAATGCGTTCCATCGATTGCTGTTTGTATTTCAAAGCATAATAATTATCGACAATGTAACCGTCGAAAACAAATTGGGGCACGGTGCCAATTTCAATCGGTTCAGTTGGCAGAGTACGCGATTCTGCCGAGAGTAAATTTTGTAGAGAGAAAGTGACGAGAGAACTAAGTATTAAAGCGATAGCGATACGGTAAGTCATTATCCAATACTCCCTCTGTTCGCTGTTTCAGGATAATAATGGGCATTCCCCTGACAGGCTCTATTTCGTATGGCCGAATCGATCGTAGCCGGGAATGACTTCGTATTCAACAAATCATTCTGATTTTCATATACGCCAACACGGATTTAACCCCGAAAATAGTATTGAACAACCACCAAGTGCGCAACGGCATCAGTACTTAGAGTCGTTCATGAAATTTCACTTTCAGAACCTGCTACTTAAAAACCGGTTGACTACTTCGTAGAAATCCAAATAAATCACGCAGGTCCTGGTCACTTAGTTTGTCAAGCAGACCTTCGGGCATGAGTGACTTGGGCTGCTTGATCATCTCATCGATATTTTCCCGTTTAATCGTCACATTTTGACCATCGGCACCACGAATCACAACAATCTGTTTATCCTGGTCAAACAAGAACCCAGAAACCACCAAACCATCTTCGGTAATCACAAGATATGTTTCGTAGCCTTCGCGAATTTCTGCACTCGGATTGATGATATGCATCAGCATGCGTAAAGAATCATCACGTTTATATTGAGTCAGTTCAGGCCCCACTCGTTTGCCTTCACCAAACAAAATATGGCACTTTGCACAATTTTTTTGATAGAGCTCTTTTCCATGATAGACATCACTCTTCTCTGTTTTCAGTAAATTTGAAATCCGGGCGATGTTGGCCTGCATCTGTTGATTGGAAGCACCCTGCACTTCTTTCCAATGCTTGGCTACCAAGGCAGCAATTTGCTGATCTTGATGAATCGTCATCTTACGAACTATATCTATAGGAATTGCCTTAGACTCGATTTGTCCTGCTTCGATCGCTTTCAGAAATGCGTGCGTCCAGTCTTTTCGACTCACGAGTGTGTTCTGAGCGACTTCTAGCACGTCCGCGGTGATCGCAGAATAACGTTCGAGGATTGTCAGAGCGACTTGGGGTTGATTAAATTTTTGTAAAGCAACTAATAAACCGGTCTGCAGTCCTGCATCGTTTGTTGTACTTAACAATTTCAGCATCGGGCGAAGCGCTTGAGGTTCCTGTAATTCGCCGAGCACTTGAATGTATTCGATGAGCTGTCCTCGGTTCTTACCGGTAGACTTTAATGCCTCTAAAGCAATCTGCAAAGCTTGTTTGTTTCCCAATCGCATTTGCAAAGTCGTAGAGCCACCGCCGGCATTAGCGAGTGCTTGCACCAGTGCTTCAGGCAAACCGGCTAAAGACTGCCCTTTGAACGAACTTTCAAAACCTGTCATCAATGCTTTTCTGGATACAGAATCAGGGGCCAATTCGAATAGCCTCGCGCAAGTGATCAGATCGGTGCGGGTACCAGCAGTAGCATAACGCCGAATCAATCGCTCCAGAATTGTCGATTGTACCAGTGGTTGTTTCCAGAATTCTTGATTTTTGAACAATACTATCACTTGATCACGGTCAGACACAGCCTTGGATTCAAGTGCCCACCAGACCATTAAAGGTTGATGCGGATCGCTGATGTCTTCTTGATAACGTACCAAGGCATCTACCACTGGTAGACAGACATCCGCAGGCAATCGTCGGACAGTTGCCGCCAGCTGACCACGCACTTCTGCATTGGGTTCCTGAGTCGCTAATTCGACAAGTTTCTGCCGCATGTTGGTGGAGACGACCATATCATCGCCAAGGAGTCGTACGGTCCAGAAACGTACCATTGGATTGTCATGCTTTAAAGTTCCTTCGGCGATTGTCTCGTCAAATCCCTGAGATAGATTCAATGCCCAAAATGCTTCTAACGCAAGTTGTCCCTCGTCCTCCTTGATCCATTGTTTGAGAATGGGAAGCACTGACTGATCTTTGCGGTCTCCAATGAGCCTTAGCGCCGTGCGTCGATGCCATTCATTGGGATGCTTCAGTAGTTCAAGCAAATCACGCGTTGTTTTTTTACTGAGATCTTCAACTTTCCGAGGCTTGGCATTCTTTGCCTTGAAGCGATAGATACGTCCGGAGTTTGGATCGACTTGTCCTTGATAGTGTTGGCCGTGTGCGATGAATTCTTCGTAAAAGTCAGCCACATAGACTGCACCATCAGGACCGACTTTAATTTCAACAGGTCGGAAACCAAAATCCGTGCTACGCAACGGGAAGCCGATATCTTCCGTCTGAAAAGAAGAACCCAACGGTTCAATTTTGGAAAATACCAGATATTGATGAAGCGGGTCGACGGACAATAGCTTGCCAAGATACTGTTCTGGGAGAGTGTCCCCTTCATATTTAACAAGTGCATGACTAAACCGGGGTGTCGCTGAATGCTTCATGTATGGCAATAAACCGAACGCATAGGGATTACTGACATCGCCGTATTTTCGTTCGGTTCCTTTTTCATAATATCCACCTTGCACATAATAAAAACCACGAGTGCCCCCTCCGTTGTGACCAGAGTAAACGCGCCCTTCTGCATCAACTTCGAGACCAAAGGCATTTCCTCCTCCCTCAGCAAAAAGTTCGTAACGCTTTGTCTCGGGATGATAGCGCCAAATCGCCGGTCCTTCACAGTAAATTGATTTTGATTTGGGCTTATCGCTGTTTTTTAAATGAGAAACGACGTTACTTCCCTGCACCATGTAGAGCCAGCCATCAGGCCCCCACTGCAGACTATTCGGAGCCGAATGAGTATCGGAAATTCCAAACCCCCTTAAATGTACTTCCGGGTCGGCATCAGGAATATCATCATTATTTTTATCCGGATAAAACATAAGATAAGGTGGGTTTAGCACCCACACACCACCCCGCCCTTTGACTACGGAAGTGGCGATATTCAAATTTCCCGCGAATACTTTATGCTCATCGAATTTACCATCGCCGTTCGTATCTTCATGAATCGTAATCCGATCATTACCGGGAAAATGATTAGGTGGCGGTGGAGGAACCTGATCGAATTCCATCCGATAATATTTATTGCGGCTCAATACTTTTAAACCCGCGGGATAGGGATATTGACGATATTGTACGACCCACATGCGACCTCGTTCATCGAAGCTCATAAACAGTGGTTGTCCAATCATTGGTTCTGTCAGTAGCTGCTCGACAACCATATCACCGTCGGTTTCAAATAACTCCATTGATTTTTCGGGAGCCAATCTTCGACCCGGAGAAAGTTTGGTAGAACGTTTTAGAGTAGAAGTCGCCGGTGTGAATTCATCGAAAGCGGCTGCATTCGGTTTCGTTTCCAATCCTGCAATCGCCCATTTTTGATTGTCGCCTGGTAAAAATTCCCATTTCCCTTTGAGAACACATTCCAGAAAGTAACCGGCTAGAATCGGAGGCACACCGCGAAAACCGCCAGGACCATTCTGGTTATAGACGCGAATGGCAATCGTATTGTATTGCCCTATTTTCAATGTTCCTGGCGGAACCTTATAGCGTTGATAGTTTTCATAACCACTCTCGAACTGCGGTGGAAAACTTCCAATTTGGCCGATGCGTGTCCCATTAATATAGACTTCATGTGCATCCGCTAATTTCTCAATCGAAAGTGTTACCGAATCGCGCCAGAGCGGACGTGCGGTCATATCAGCCCAGTTTTTGGGAACTTTGACATAACAGCGATACCAGGCAAAACCATCCAGGTCTGAAAATTTCCCGTCTGCTTGCGCTTCCCAGGTACCGGGGACCTGAATCAATGTCGGTGTGCTGTTAGAATCAGCGGCCAAAAGCACATTGGAATTAAAAACGTGAATTAAGGTAAAAAATACGATCAGACAAAAAGATCTCATCAAAAAATACTCCATGGAAGCGCTCTTAAGCTATTCGAAACTCTTTAATTTCGAATTATTTAGTTTTGTTAATCTATTTGAGCAAGCAGCGGGACTGAATTCAATCTCGATTGAGTCAACTCTGTCATTTTGAGCGTGATTTGCGTGAGTTTTATTGATTATCATACGCGGAAGTAGCGGATTCTGTGGAGTGAAAGCTGAATTGAATTCAAATTGGCCTTACCATAGATTCATCAGCATATTTTAGATTGACCTCATCTGTATGCTTTCGGTGAAAATCAAAAACTCATGACGCTAGAAACTCCACGACTCATTCTAAGACAGTGGTCTGAAACCGATGTGGCTCCCTTTGCAGAAATGAACAAGGATCCGCAGGTGATGCAGCACTTTCCAAACACGCTCTCTTACGAACAAAGTTCACAAATGGTCAAGCGGATTATCGCTCATTTCGAGGAACACGGATTTGGTCTCTGGGCAGTAGAAGTGAAAAAGACCAGTCAATTTGCCGGATTCATCGGTCTAGCTGTTCCCCAATTCACAGCTGTTTTTACTCCCTGTGTCGAAATTGGTTGGCGTTTGGCTGTTCCCTTTTGGAATCAAGGCTATGCGACCGAAGGCGCACGCGTTGCACTTGAGTTTGGATTTACGCAATGCAAACTAAGTGAGATTTTTTCTTTTACGGTCCCTGCAAATTTAGCTTCGAGACGTGTGATGGAAAAAATCGGTATGTCTTATCTCTGCGATTTTGATCATCCGGCTCTGTCAGAAAAAGATCCGTTACGACAACACGTTCTCTATCACATCACAAACAAAGAAAGAGACAATTTACAGCAAAAATGATACCTCCTACGAACCAGGAGATTCTTTGCCAGTCGTTGAGATATCATTTATCCAGGGAGTTTGATTACTTCCGGGAATGGTTCGCTTGCCGATATTCACGGGGAGACATACCCATCAGTCTGCCAAACATCCGAATCATCGCTTCCTGATGCTGGAATCCACAACGTGCTGCGATTTGTGAAATGGTTAAGTTTGTATCTTGTAATAATTTTGTGATGCGTTTTAATTTCTCCTGTCGAATTTCACTCGCCGGCGATCGGTGCAACGACTTTTGAAAACGATGCTCTAAAATACGGCGGGACACATTCAATTGCTCTGTGAGATCGGATACCTGCAACGGCCCCTGAGCATGTTGGCGAATAAACTGAACCGCTTCTCTGACCAAATCATCATCTGCAAATAAAGTATCTGTCGAAGCACGTTCCTCAATCGACAAGGGGGGAATCAGAACCGGCTTCTTTGGTGCAGGCTTTCTTTGAATCATCTGATCTAATAGAGTTGCCGCCGTATAACCTACCGCATGAGGAGCCTGGTTGATATAGGAAAGCGGAACTGGTGAAAGAGAGGACATCAGAGGATCGTGCTCAATGCTAAGAATAGCAACCTGATCTGGAATTTCCAGATGATGATTCACACAGACAGTAGATACTTCCCGTCCCACTTTACTCGACCAAACTAATAATGCCACTGGTTTGGGGAGTTCCCATAGCCATTGTTTCAACTGCTGTTGTTGTTTTTCATAGTCTGCCTCTTTTGTGAGCTCATAATAAGGGAAATCAAAACAAACTCCTTCTGCCAATTTGACTGCACGTCGAAACTGGTTCAGGATCGTCTCTGGATAGTTCGATTTCGGGTCGGGCCCAATGTAACCAAATGAGCGGAACCCTTTTTTTAAAAAAAACTGTGCTGCCAAATTCGCACATGCAGTTTCATCCGAAACGACTTTTGGAATTTTTTGTGAATGCTTTCCAAGCCACGAAACATTGACCGCCGGTAAGTGTCGCTTAATAATCGATTGCTGGATTCGGGTATCAGTCAGGCGACAAACAGTCCCGTGCCCTTCCCACGAAGTGGGAAACTGAAGCTGCTCTTTCAAACCTCGAAACTCAATCCAAAAATCCCACCCCCCTTGCTCGGTCGCATAGTCGGCAATCCCTTCAATAATCTGTCGACTCCAGTCACTGGAAGTCTGTACCAATAAAGCAATTTTGCGACGCTCGGGGAACCTTAACATAGGATCTTTCCTGAACTGCGAATGGAACTAATTTACTCTTTTACCGAATTCACCATATGGGATCCCAGGCATGATTTGTTAAAGAAGCCATGAAGATGATGTAAATATTATCAATTATACTGCGCAATTTGTCATTGTAATTTAAACTGAGTCCTACATAATTTTCAATCTAGAACAAAGTTTGAAAGAGGTCTGCGGGGAAGTTTTCCTGTTCTTCTCCTCAGACCCAAACTTGTTTCGTTTTCGATTTTCATCCCGATTCTGCATATTCTTAAAGCATGTCAACTCAACCTTATCAGCGTAATTACGATGTCATTGTGATCGGTGCAGGTGTTTTGGGGGCTTTTCATGCCTACTTCGCCATGCAACGAGGGTTAAAAACGCTATTAATCGATAAAGACGTATTTCCACAACAAGCATCGATAAGAAATTTTGGCTTGATTATTCCGAGCGCAATGCCGCCTGGTATCTGGCGTGACCGTGCCTTGGCTTCCTGCGAGATTTATTCTGAGTTATCTGACCTGCTGGGAGTTCACATCCGCCGTGTCGGGACACAGTATCTGGCCCATACAGAAGCGGAAGCTTCTTTTTTGAAACGTATGGCGCAGGAACAACATGATGAATATTGTCCAGCGGAGTTTCGAAACTCAAAAGAAACAGTTCAATCAAGTTGCTGTTTGAATACGGATTTCTGCAAAGGAAGTCTCTATTTTCCGAATGATTTACAGTTAGACCCGGGATTGTTCTTTCGTGCGTTTATCAACTGGTTCGCCAGCTCATCTGACTGTGACTATCTTCCCAAAGCAACGGTCGTTTCTGTAGAAGAACGTAAGAATCATAGTCAAATTAAAACAGCAGATGGCAGACAATTTTATGCTCAGCAGGTTTTTGCCTGCTCCGGAGCCGATCTACAAACACTGTTTCCGGAAATCTATGCTGAAAGTAACCTCCATTATTGCAAACTGCAGATGCTCAAGCTGGCAAATCCCAATCATCGAATGCTTGGTGTCAACATTGCCTCCCCCATTGCACTCACACGTTATCCTGCATTTCTGAATGCTCAGTTTTCACAGGGCGTTTCTCTGGAATTGCCGGACGAAGCCTTACAAGACCGAGGCATTCAAATCTGGTTCACTCAAAATGAACACAACGAATTTATTTTGGGTGATTCGCATGAATATTCTGAGGAACCGCCGACCGAGTTTCTGTCAGCCGAGATTGAATCAAAGATGATAGACTATGCACAAAATATGTTTGTAAATCTAGATTTTAAAGTCACAGATCGCTGGTGTGGTATTTATACTGAAGAAAAATCAGCTGGGCTCTTTCAGTACTCTCTGAGTGAACGAATTGATCTCATCACCGGTATCGGTGGCAAAGGGATGACAACAGGCCCCGGGCTGGCAAAAGAAAACATCAGCCGACTCTCCATCTAATTAAGCAGCATTCGATGTCTAAAGACACTTCAAAAAAATGGCAACGCATGACCCTACTGAGTCTGTTCCTGGGTTATGTCGGTTATTATATCTGCCGTTCTAATCTCGCTGTCGCCACGCCATTACTGCTAAAAGAGGGATTTACAAAAATCGAAATGGGGACTGTCGCCTCAGCGGGCATCATCCTTTATACGGTTGGCAAAATCATCAATGGTTATCTGGCAGACTTCCTCGGCGGCAGATTACTTTTCTTGATGGGTATGATTTGCTCGATCCTATTTTCAATTCTGTTCGGGCTCGCCTCCGGTTTGATATTCTTTATCTTCCTTTGGGCTTGCAATCGTTTTTTTCAATCAATGGGATGGGTCGCACTGGTGAAAACTGCGTCCCGTTGGTTCCCTGTTGAACGACATGCAACCGTGATGGCGATACTATCACTTTCTTTCTTATTTGGAGACGCGTTCGCTCGATTCTATCTGGGCAGTTTAATTTCAATCGGAGAAAATTATTCTCTTCTCGGATTTCTTACGGATTGGCGAACCGTTTTTTTCGTAGCCGCGTTTTCTCTGACTTTGATTGCCGTATTTGTTTATCGAACCTTAAACTCAAGTCCGGTCGATGTAGGTTTACCTGAACCTGATGCAAACCCCATGAATGTTTTTGGCGAAGAGGGAAATCATGCAGAACGCATTTCGATTAAAGCGGTTTTAAAACCATTACTCGCCAGTCCATTATTCTGGTTGATATGCATCATGAATTTCAGCCTCACTTTAGTGCGTGAAACGTTCAACTTTTGGACGCCTACTTTTCTAAACGAAGTAGCCCGATTTGATATCGGGAGTGCTGCCATTGGTAGTATGTTGTTCCCTCTTGTGGGAGGCTGCTCAACATATCTGGCAGGAATCACTTCGGACCGATTACGTGGAAGACATGGACGGGTCGTGCTCCCCAGTTTAGTACTCTTGGTTTTATCGTTGATACT
This window encodes:
- a CDS encoding PVC-type heme-binding CxxCH protein: MRSFCLIVFFTLIHVFNSNVLLAADSNSTPTLIQVPGTWEAQADGKFSDLDGFAWYRCYVKVPKNWADMTARPLWRDSVTLSIEKLADAHEVYINGTRIGQIGSFPPQFESGYENYQRYKVPPGTLKIGQYNTIAIRVYNQNGPGGFRGVPPILAGYFLECVLKGKWEFLPGDNQKWAIAGLETKPNAAAFDEFTPATSTLKRSTKLSPGRRLAPEKSMELFETDGDMVVEQLLTEPMIGQPLFMSFDERGRMWVVQYRQYPYPAGLKVLSRNKYYRMEFDQVPPPPPNHFPGNDRITIHEDTNGDGKFDEHKVFAGNLNIATSVVKGRGGVWVLNPPYLMFYPDKNNDDIPDADPEVHLRGFGISDTHSAPNSLQWGPDGWLYMVQGSNVVSHLKNSDKPKSKSIYCEGPAIWRYHPETKRYELFAEGGGNAFGLEVDAEGRVYSGHNGGGTRGFYYVQGGYYEKGTERKYGDVSNPYAFGLLPYMKHSATPRFSHALVKYEGDTLPEQYLGKLLSVDPLHQYLVFSKIEPLGSSFQTEDIGFPLRSTDFGFRPVEIKVGPDGAVYVADFYEEFIAHGQHYQGQVDPNSGRIYRFKAKNAKPRKVEDLSKKTTRDLLELLKHPNEWHRRTALRLIGDRKDQSVLPILKQWIKEDEGQLALEAFWALNLSQGFDETIAEGTLKHDNPMVRFWTVRLLGDDMVVSTNMRQKLVELATQEPNAEVRGQLAATVRRLPADVCLPVVDALVRYQEDISDPHQPLMVWWALESKAVSDRDQVIVLFKNQEFWKQPLVQSTILERLIRRYATAGTRTDLITCARLFELAPDSVSRKALMTGFESSFKGQSLAGLPEALVQALANAGGGSTTLQMRLGNKQALQIALEALKSTGKNRGQLIEYIQVLGELQEPQALRPMLKLLSTTNDAGLQTGLLVALQKFNQPQVALTILERYSAITADVLEVAQNTLVSRKDWTHAFLKAIEAGQIESKAIPIDIVRKMTIHQDQQIAALVAKHWKEVQGASNQQMQANIARISNLLKTEKSDVYHGKELYQKNCAKCHILFGEGKRVGPELTQYKRDDSLRMLMHIINPSAEIREGYETYLVITEDGLVVSGFLFDQDKQIVVIRGADGQNVTIKRENIDEMIKQPKSLMPEGLLDKLSDQDLRDLFGFLRSSQPVFK
- a CDS encoding GNAT family N-acetyltransferase, translating into MTLETPRLILRQWSETDVAPFAEMNKDPQVMQHFPNTLSYEQSSQMVKRIIAHFEEHGFGLWAVEVKKTSQFAGFIGLAVPQFTAVFTPCVEIGWRLAVPFWNQGYATEGARVALEFGFTQCKLSEIFSFTVPANLASRRVMEKIGMSYLCDFDHPALSEKDPLRQHVLYHITNKERDNLQQK
- a CDS encoding substrate-binding domain-containing protein, whose product is MLRFPERRKIALLVQTSSDWSRQIIEGIADYATEQGGWDFWIEFRGLKEQLQFPTSWEGHGTVCRLTDTRIQQSIIKRHLPAVNVSWLGKHSQKIPKVVSDETACANLAAQFFLKKGFRSFGYIGPDPKSNYPETILNQFRRAVKLAEGVCFDFPYYELTKEADYEKQQQQLKQWLWELPKPVALLVWSSKVGREVSTVCVNHHLEIPDQVAILSIEHDPLMSSLSPVPLSYINQAPHAVGYTAATLLDQMIQRKPAPKKPVLIPPLSIEERASTDTLFADDDLVREAVQFIRQHAQGPLQVSDLTEQLNVSRRILEHRFQKSLHRSPASEIRQEKLKRITKLLQDTNLTISQIAARCGFQHQEAMIRMFGRLMGMSPREYRQANHSRK
- a CDS encoding TIGR03364 family FAD-dependent oxidoreductase — translated: MSTQPYQRNYDVIVIGAGVLGAFHAYFAMQRGLKTLLIDKDVFPQQASIRNFGLIIPSAMPPGIWRDRALASCEIYSELSDLLGVHIRRVGTQYLAHTEAEASFLKRMAQEQHDEYCPAEFRNSKETVQSSCCLNTDFCKGSLYFPNDLQLDPGLFFRAFINWFASSSDCDYLPKATVVSVEERKNHSQIKTADGRQFYAQQVFACSGADLQTLFPEIYAESNLHYCKLQMLKLANPNHRMLGVNIASPIALTRYPAFLNAQFSQGVSLELPDEALQDRGIQIWFTQNEHNEFILGDSHEYSEEPPTEFLSAEIESKMIDYAQNMFVNLDFKVTDRWCGIYTEEKSAGLFQYSLSERIDLITGIGGKGMTTGPGLAKENISRLSI
- a CDS encoding MFS transporter produces the protein MSKDTSKKWQRMTLLSLFLGYVGYYICRSNLAVATPLLLKEGFTKIEMGTVASAGIILYTVGKIINGYLADFLGGRLLFLMGMICSILFSILFGLASGLIFFIFLWACNRFFQSMGWVALVKTASRWFPVERHATVMAILSLSFLFGDAFARFYLGSLISIGENYSLLGFLTDWRTVFFVAAFSLTLIAVFVYRTLNSSPVDVGLPEPDANPMNVFGEEGNHAERISIKAVLKPLLASPLFWLICIMNFSLTLVRETFNFWTPTFLNEVARFDIGSAAIGSMLFPLVGGCSTYLAGITSDRLRGRHGRVVLPSLVLLVLSLILLATINVSGKPILALTLLSLVAFFLMAPYSFLSGVMAIDLGGKRGCSTVAGLVDSAGYLGGILSGYTIGMIAQNYGWKMAFGGLAGVCCTAIIAGIVYWLIQEREMNLAQALLPKSNSEVPDV